In the Flavobacterium sp. 90 genome, TTTTTTAACTGCAAAAATGCCTGTAAATCCAAGCGTTCACCAACCAATGGGATTATTGCATGGCGGCGCTTCAGTAGCTTTGGCTGAAAGCGTTGGAAGTGCAGCATCTTTCTTTTTTATTGATCCAAGAGAACAGGAAGTTCGTGGAATCGAAATCTCAGCAAATCACCTGAAAAGTATTCGAGAAGGTTTTGTTTTTGGAACCGCAAGAATCATTCATAAAGGAAGAAGTATTCATCTTTGGGAAATTAAAATTACGGATGAAGACGGAAATCTTATTTCGCTTTGCAAATTGACGAATATGGTTTTAGACAAAAAGAAAGCGTAGAAAATATGAATGACTTTTTTTCTACTATAAAAAAACATCAAGAACAAAATTTACCTTTTGTAATCTATTCTAAGCCTAATTCGTCCAGTATTTTTGCGCTTTTACAGCAAAATGATACTTTGTATAAGGTTTCGAATTATAGTGAGAAAGGTTTTGTTTTTGCTTCTTTTGATGAAAAGCAACTGATTTTAATTCCGGAAGAAGAATCAAAAATTATTAGCGCGGAACAAACTAAAATCAATTTTGATTTTAATGATATCGAAGAAGTAAGTTTTAATTTGGAAGCCAAAAAGCAATATGAAGATTTGGTTTCAAAAGGAATTGAAGCGATTAAAAACGAAGAATTCAAAAAAGTGGTTTTATCCAGAAGTGAAACAATAGACTTGGTTAATTTCGATTTTAGTACTATTTTTCAGCGTTTGATTCATTTGTATCCAACGACTTTCTCATATTGTTTTTTTCATCCACAAATTGGACTTTGGATGGGTGCAACACCGGAACAATTGTTGAAAGCAAGCGGGAATGTTTTTGAAACGACTGCTTTGGCAGGAACTCAGAAAGCAACTACAGAAACTGAGATTCTTTGGCAGCAAAAAGAAAAAGACGAACAGCAATATGTTACTGATTTTATTGTAAAAAGATTGCGTGAAGTTGCGGCTTCGGTTAATGTTACAGCGCCTTACAGTTTGAAAGCTGGATCGATCTGGCATATTAAAACTGATATTTCGGGAGTTTTGAACGATAATTCAACGCTTGAAGAAGTGATCGATACTTTGCATCCAACTCCTGCAGTTTGTGGTTTGCCAAAGAAGAAAGCAAAAGCTTTTATCATCGAAAATGAAAATTATGACAGAACTTTCTATACTGGTTTTCTTGGCGAATTAAATAGCAGTTTTGCCAACAAAATAGCAAGCTCTGATTTGTTTGTAAATTTACGCAGCATGCAAATCAAGGATAATAAAGCAATATTATACATGGGCTGCGGAATTACAAAAGAGAGTATTCCTGAAAAAGAATGGGAGGAAAGCGTCAATAAATCCATGACAATGAAAAGGGTTTTTGAAAATAACTTAAAAAAATAAGTTTACAGTCGCAGTTTTCAGTTTTGTTGAGACTGAATACTGCGACTGTATACTGTGACTAAAATAAAAAATATGAAATTAGATATATTAGCCTTTGGGGCACATCCGGATGATGTAGAATTAGGTTGTGCGGGAACAATT is a window encoding:
- a CDS encoding PaaI family thioesterase; protein product: MNYTKEQILERCNQFSKNTLMETLKIEYIDAGEDFLTAKMPVNPSVHQPMGLLHGGASVALAESVGSAASFFFIDPREQEVRGIEISANHLKSIREGFVFGTARIIHKGRSIHLWEIKITDEDGNLISLCKLTNMVLDKKKA
- a CDS encoding chorismate-binding protein, which encodes MNDFFSTIKKHQEQNLPFVIYSKPNSSSIFALLQQNDTLYKVSNYSEKGFVFASFDEKQLILIPEEESKIISAEQTKINFDFNDIEEVSFNLEAKKQYEDLVSKGIEAIKNEEFKKVVLSRSETIDLVNFDFSTIFQRLIHLYPTTFSYCFFHPQIGLWMGATPEQLLKASGNVFETTALAGTQKATTETEILWQQKEKDEQQYVTDFIVKRLREVAASVNVTAPYSLKAGSIWHIKTDISGVLNDNSTLEEVIDTLHPTPAVCGLPKKKAKAFIIENENYDRTFYTGFLGELNSSFANKIASSDLFVNLRSMQIKDNKAILYMGCGITKESIPEKEWEESVNKSMTMKRVFENNLKK